In the Nilaparvata lugens isolate BPH chromosome 9, ASM1435652v1, whole genome shotgun sequence genome, one interval contains:
- the LOC120353136 gene encoding uncharacterized protein LOC120353136 has translation MVVWFLDAFLAVFEPCMRTITSFPGPSLLLPPVSLPVLGSMFHSDIVLLVTFSACLGGGLLLELSVPQVDPTMFGRRLLKTGMLWGCCMLVHRFSAWKRNWERKSSRLLMSRTLLWKNISGSPSNKLDNWKRHTNQEVGGGGWRLTGHIGRRLGGGLLCSLGGAWSGLQRHQHQIGRPHSFISTSWTLISIYCIDGIINPSRRQLCQVLWVEIDGAYAASFSLPWSLCYIVPGLVISRCHGCRVSGMVAKVGNLRVCWRLVHGDDTYGILQISCQVYYQIAGILKWTY, from the exons ATGGTTGTCTGGTTTCTGGATGCATTTCTTGCAGTGTTTGAACCTTGCATGAGGACGATAACCTCTTTTCCGGGGCCTTCCTTGTTGCTTCCTCCGGTGAGCCTTCCTGTGCTGGGTTCCATGTTCCACTCTGACATCGTCCTGCTGGTCACATTTTCTGCTTGCCTTGGTGGCGGTTTGCTCCTTGAACTTAGTGTGCCGCAGGTGGATCCAACAATGTTTGGGCGGCGACTGCTCAAAACGGGTATGCTGTGGGGGTGCTGCATGCTGGTGCACAGGTTCAGTGCATGGAAGCG GAACTGGGAGAGGAAATCCTCTAGGCTCCTAATGTCTCGCACCctgctctggaaaaacatcagcggctcgccaAGTAATAAACTGGACAATTGGAAACGCCAcactaaccaagag GTTGGTGGTGGCGGATGGCGGTTGACTGGTCACATTGGGCGGCGATTGGGTGGCGGCCTTCTCTGTTCCCTCGGCGGCGCTTGGAGCGGTCTGCAGAGACATCAGCACCAgattggacgccctcactccttTATCTCCACCAGCTGGACTCTCATCAGTATTTATTGCATCGACGGCATTATCAATCCCAGTAGAAGACAATTGTGCCAGGTTTTGTgggtcgaaattgatggagcatatgctgcctcctTCTCTCTCCCATGGAGTCTCTGCTATATTGTCCCGGGGTTGGTGATCAGCCGGTGTCATGGTTGTAGGGTTTCGGGGATGGTTGCTAAAGTAGGAAATTTGCGAGTTTGCTGgagactggttcatggtgacgatACGTATGGAATACTTCAAATAAGTTGCCAAGTGTACTACCAAATTgcaggaatattaaaatggacGTACTGA